The following coding sequences lie in one Vitis vinifera cultivar Pinot Noir 40024 chromosome 19, ASM3070453v1 genomic window:
- the LOC132253432 gene encoding receptor-like serine/threonine-protein kinase SD1-6, with amino-acid sequence MEIDPTKHGILNWKTRVHIIEGVAQGLLYLHQYSRLRIIHRDLKASNILLDKDMNPKISNFGMARIFGGNESKATKHIVGTYGYMSPEYALEGLFSTKSDVFSFGVLLLEILSGKKNTGFYQTDSLNLLGYAWDLWKDSRGQELMDPGLEETLPTHILLRYINVGLLCVQESADDRPTMSDVVSMLGNESVRLPSPKQPAFSNLRSGVEPHISQNRPQICSLNGVTLSVMEAR; translated from the exons ATGGAGATAGATCCTACAAAACATGGGATTCTGAATTGGAAGACACGGGTTCACATCATTGAAGGGGTTGCTCAGGGACTTCTTTATCTGCATCAGTACTCCAGATTGAGGATTATTCATCGAGATTTGAAGGCTAGCAACATTCTTCTGGATAAGGATATGAAtcctaaaatatcaaattttggaATGGCAAGAATTTTTGGAGGCAATGAATCAAAAGCAACAAAACATATAGTTGGGACTTA TGGCTATATGTCCCCTGAGTATGCTTTGGAAGGTCTTTTCTCCACTAAATCTGATGTCTTTAGCTTTGGGGTCTTGTTACTGGAGATTTTGAGTGGCAAGAAGAATACTGGATTTTACCAAACCGACTCGCTCAATCTTCTTGGATAT GCATGGGATCTGTGGAAAGACAGCAGGGGCCAGGAGTTGATGGATCCAGGGTTGGAAGAGACATTACCAACACACATTCTGTTGAGGTACATCAATGTAGGCCTTCTTTGTGTTCAAGAAAGTGCAGATGATAGACCTACCATGTCTGATGTTGTCTCAATGCTTGGCAATGAAAGTGTACGTTTACCTTCTCCAAAACAACCGGCATTTTCAAATCTGAGAAGTGGGGTGGAACCACATATATCCCAAAACAGGCCTCAGATTTGTTCCTTAAATGGTGTTACACTTTCAGTTATGGAAGCACGATAG